In Bacillus sp. NP247, one DNA window encodes the following:
- a CDS encoding helix-turn-helix transcriptional regulator, protein MKEEHCELCYHDEQKVKHASDMLEKENISSVAKMFKALADETRLKIAYALYMEKELCVRDVASIIHSSIATASHHLRLLQTIGLAKKRKEGKLVFYSLDDSHVDGLIELAFSHSSEMNKKEFNK, encoded by the coding sequence ATGAAGGAAGAACATTGTGAACTTTGTTATCATGATGAGCAAAAAGTAAAACATGCAAGTGACATGTTGGAGAAAGAAAATATAAGTAGTGTAGCGAAAATGTTTAAGGCACTTGCAGATGAAACACGATTAAAAATAGCTTATGCATTGTATATGGAAAAGGAACTTTGCGTACGTGATGTCGCAAGTATTATTCATAGTAGTATTGCAACAGCATCGCATCATTTAAGGTTGTTACAAACAATAGGATTAGCAAAAAAGCGTAAAGAAGGGAAACTTGTTTTTTATTCATTAGATGACTCTCATGTAGATGGATTAATTGAATTAGCGTTTAGTCATAGTAGTGAAATGAACAAGAAAGAATTCAATAAGTAA
- a CDS encoding alpha/beta hydrolase yields MNTTIEKQQIVTSNTEQWKMYSKLEGKEYQIHISKPKQPAPDSGYPVIYVLDGNAFFQTFHEAVKIQSVRAEKTGVSPAIIVGIGYPIEGAFSGEERCYDFTPIVISKDAPLKPDGKPWPKTGGAPNFFTFIEEELKPQIEKSFEIDKGKQTLFGHSLGGLFALHILFTNVNAFQNYFISSPSIWWNNQSVLKKEENLINELNNAKFETGVFLTVGSLEREHMVVGANELSERLLQVKHDQFRFKFYEAEGENHASVVPTSLSKGLRFISHL; encoded by the coding sequence ATGAATACAACTATTGAAAAACAGCAGATTGTTACATCTAATACAGAACAGTGGAAAATGTATTCAAAATTAGAAGGTAAGGAATATCAAATTCATATTTCAAAGCCGAAGCAGCCAGCACCGGATTCAGGTTATCCTGTCATATATGTATTAGATGGAAACGCATTTTTTCAAACATTCCACGAAGCGGTTAAAATACAGTCAGTTAGAGCAGAAAAAACAGGTGTTTCACCAGCTATTATAGTAGGTATTGGTTATCCAATTGAAGGGGCATTTTCAGGAGAAGAAAGATGCTATGATTTTACGCCTATTGTAATTTCAAAAGATGCTCCGTTAAAACCGGATGGCAAACCGTGGCCTAAAACAGGAGGGGCACCTAACTTCTTTACATTTATTGAAGAAGAATTGAAACCACAAATTGAAAAAAGTTTTGAGATTGATAAAGGAAAGCAAACGTTATTTGGGCATTCTTTAGGTGGTTTATTTGCTTTACATATACTGTTTACAAACGTAAATGCCTTCCAAAATTATTTTATTAGTAGCCCATCTATTTGGTGGAATAACCAATCCGTGCTTAAAAAAGAAGAGAACCTTATAAATGAATTAAATAATGCTAAGTTTGAAACAGGGGTATTCCTTACAGTCGGATCATTGGAGCGAGAGCATATGGTTGTAGGTGCAAATGAATTATCAGAGCGCCTTCTCCAAGTAAAACACGATCAGTTTAGATTTAAGTTTTATGAAGCTGAAGGGGAGAACCATGCATCTGTTGTGCCGACTTCTTTAAGTAAAGGATTAAGATTTATTAGTCATTTATAG
- a CDS encoding ABC transporter ATP-binding protein — MSILSAKNLETSYEKLTVFRDLNVEIQEGKVTTIIGPNGCGKSTLLKTMGRILKQKSGKVYLQGQDLNTIPTKEIAKQLALLPQTPIAPGELKVEELISYGRYPHRNNVNKLTSKDKEMIDWALDITKTSAFRTRQITNLSGGQRQKVWLAMALAQETEVLLLDEPTTYLDMSHQLDVLQIVEKLNKEHNCTVVMVLHDINHAARFSDEIIAMKEGEIVTTGSPEEIITNEVLKEVFHIDARVMIDPYNGSPVCFGYDSVVSQEEKVEIYVTS; from the coding sequence GTGAGTATTTTAAGTGCAAAAAATTTAGAAACGAGTTATGAAAAGCTTACAGTGTTTCGCGATTTAAATGTGGAAATACAAGAAGGAAAAGTAACGACAATTATAGGGCCAAACGGGTGCGGGAAATCAACACTATTAAAAACGATGGGACGAATTTTAAAGCAAAAAAGTGGTAAAGTGTATTTGCAAGGACAGGATTTAAATACAATTCCAACGAAAGAAATTGCGAAGCAGTTAGCTTTACTCCCGCAAACTCCGATTGCACCAGGAGAGCTTAAAGTAGAAGAATTGATCTCTTATGGACGCTATCCACATCGAAATAACGTAAATAAGTTAACCTCAAAAGATAAAGAGATGATTGATTGGGCATTAGATATAACGAAAACATCTGCTTTTCGAACGAGACAAATTACAAATTTATCAGGTGGTCAACGACAAAAGGTATGGCTAGCAATGGCGTTAGCGCAAGAAACGGAAGTGTTGCTATTAGATGAACCAACTACATATCTTGATATGTCCCACCAATTAGATGTATTACAAATTGTAGAGAAATTAAATAAAGAACATAATTGTACGGTTGTTATGGTATTACATGATATTAACCATGCAGCAAGGTTTTCAGATGAAATCATTGCAATGAAAGAAGGGGAAATTGTTACAACTGGTAGCCCAGAAGAAATAATTACAAATGAAGTATTAAAAGAAGTATTTCATATTGATGCGCGTGTCATGATTGATCCGTATAATGGGTCTCCTGTTTGTTTCGGCTACGATAGCGTTGTATCTCAAGAAGAGAAAGTAGAAATATATGTAACAAGTTAA
- a CDS encoding iron ABC transporter permease, with the protein MPKSSSQRFGMTMGIIIFLIFSAIYISLTNGTFDITITDVFKTLFRIDPVPEHDLVIFDFRLPRIIIAGLVGLGLGVAGAVIQGITRNGLADPGILGVNAGAGTAIVIFMFFFQGQLKSTDWVSIMMMPMFGLVGGLGAAIIIYLFSWKNGKLDSQRLLLTGIAIGSGFGAFSMYLSLKMKSTDFEMAAVWVSGSIYSANWKYIVAMLPWLIILIPLIQKKAYLLDLFQLEETSITSLGVAVEREKSILLLSSIGLVSACVAVSGSIGFIGLMAPHIAKRLVGIQHKYIIPTCGVIGMFLVIASDFIAKTVFTPIELPVGIVISIVGVPYFLYLLYKAKA; encoded by the coding sequence ATGCCTAAAAGTTCAAGTCAACGTTTTGGAATGACGATGGGGATTATTATATTTTTAATTTTTAGTGCAATTTATATTAGTTTAACGAATGGTACGTTCGACATTACGATTACAGATGTATTTAAAACACTCTTTAGAATAGACCCAGTACCAGAGCATGATTTAGTTATTTTTGATTTTCGTCTTCCGCGCATTATAATTGCTGGATTAGTAGGATTAGGATTAGGCGTTGCGGGTGCCGTTATTCAAGGGATTACGAGAAATGGATTGGCAGATCCGGGTATTTTAGGAGTAAATGCCGGGGCAGGAACAGCCATCGTCATTTTTATGTTTTTCTTTCAAGGACAATTAAAGAGCACAGACTGGGTTTCTATTATGATGATGCCAATGTTTGGTTTAGTTGGTGGATTAGGTGCAGCTATCATAATCTATCTGTTTTCTTGGAAAAACGGTAAGTTAGATTCACAGCGACTTTTGTTAACAGGGATTGCAATTGGATCAGGATTTGGAGCATTCTCTATGTATTTATCACTCAAAATGAAGTCAACTGATTTTGAAATGGCTGCAGTTTGGGTATCTGGAAGTATATATAGTGCAAACTGGAAGTATATTGTTGCTATGTTACCGTGGCTTATCATTTTAATTCCGCTTATACAAAAGAAAGCTTATTTATTAGATTTATTTCAATTGGAAGAAACGAGTATTACAAGTTTAGGTGTTGCAGTAGAACGAGAGAAATCAATTTTACTATTAAGTAGTATCGGACTTGTGAGTGCATGTGTTGCTGTTTCAGGAAGTATTGGTTTCATCGGATTAATGGCACCGCATATAGCGAAAAGGCTCGTCGGTATTCAGCATAAATATATAATTCCTACGTGCGGAGTAATCGGAATGTTTCTTGTAATTGCTTCAGACTTTATTGCAAAAACAGTTTTCACACCTATAGAGTTACCAGTTGGAATTGTTATTTCTATTGTCGGTGTACCGTATTTCTTATATTTACTTTATAAGGCGAAAGCGTAA
- a CDS encoding iron ABC transporter permease yields the protein MQKTNAVPVTILCIAPILILFTVILSILYGAKSIDVETVWNALFHFDSSDVDHNIIITSRLPRVVAALLVGAFLAISGALMQGMTRNYLASPSIMGVTDGAAFVITLSMIFLPGMSSIGMVLCSMIGSALGAGIVFGFGSLLQNGLSPVRLAIIGTVIGTFLSSVSAAMASYFQISQNVSFWFNAKLDQVDPNIIKITIPFGIIGIILALFISKSITILSLGEEVSINLGQRTKLVKAMAILSVIFLTGTAVALVGKIGFVGLIIPHITRFIIGVDYKWILPCAGVIGGIFLALCDVLSRFVNYPFETPIGVVTSLIGIPFFLYLIRTRGGERHA from the coding sequence ATGCAGAAAACTAATGCAGTACCAGTAACTATATTATGTATAGCACCCATACTCATCTTATTTACAGTTATACTTTCTATTTTGTATGGGGCAAAAAGTATTGATGTTGAAACAGTGTGGAACGCATTATTTCATTTTGATTCAAGCGATGTAGATCATAATATTATTATTACTTCACGTTTACCAAGGGTAGTTGCAGCTCTTTTAGTCGGAGCATTTCTAGCCATATCAGGAGCACTTATGCAGGGGATGACAAGAAACTATCTTGCATCCCCTTCTATTATGGGTGTGACGGATGGTGCAGCCTTTGTTATTACACTTAGTATGATTTTCCTTCCAGGAATGTCATCGATCGGTATGGTTTTATGTTCAATGATTGGATCTGCACTAGGAGCCGGTATCGTGTTCGGTTTTGGTTCACTCCTTCAAAATGGCTTATCCCCTGTTAGATTAGCAATTATAGGAACAGTTATTGGAACATTTTTAAGCAGTGTATCGGCCGCGATGGCTTCATATTTCCAAATTTCTCAAAATGTTAGTTTTTGGTTTAATGCAAAGTTAGATCAAGTGGATCCTAATATAATTAAAATTACGATACCTTTTGGGATAATTGGGATAATTTTAGCACTGTTCATATCAAAATCTATTACCATTCTTTCTTTAGGAGAAGAAGTTTCTATTAATCTAGGACAGCGTACAAAACTAGTTAAAGCAATGGCGATTTTATCAGTAATTTTTTTAACTGGAACGGCAGTTGCTTTAGTTGGGAAAATTGGTTTTGTAGGTTTAATTATTCCGCATATTACTCGCTTTATAATTGGGGTAGATTATAAGTGGATTTTGCCATGTGCAGGCGTTATTGGTGGAATTTTCTTAGCATTATGTGATGTATTAAGTAGATTTGTAAACTATCCATTTGAAACGCCAATTGGAGTTGTTACATCTTTAATTGGAATTCCATTCTTCCTTTATTTAATCCGTACAAGAGGAGGAGAGAGACATGCCTAA
- a CDS encoding iron-hydroxamate ABC transporter substrate-binding protein, whose amino-acid sequence MNKKLFTLGMITVLSVGLAACNSADKTSGEQKQQTKASETKKDEKRKITYLGKEYTVPAKVDKIATASLESMEDAAVLGIKPVGAITVGGKLPKYLEKDLEGAKSVGEKMEPNFETLLQLKPDVITSSTKFPAETAEKFTKVAPTFPVSHVSTNWEDNLKLMGELTGKKDKAEKIIKDYNTDAEKAKTKLGDKLKDKKVLVIRLRANDLFLYPEGVYFNPVIYKDLGLTAPEQLKTVKAQEKISLEKLAEVNPDYIFLQYEASENNKPKVLEDIEKNPIWQSMNAAKEKKVFVNVVDPMAQGGTAWSKTAFLKEAVKNLSK is encoded by the coding sequence ATGAACAAGAAATTATTTACATTAGGGATGATAACAGTTTTAAGTGTAGGGTTAGCAGCATGTAATAGTGCAGATAAAACTTCAGGAGAACAAAAACAACAAACAAAGGCTAGTGAGACGAAAAAAGACGAAAAACGAAAAATTACATATTTAGGTAAAGAATATACAGTGCCAGCAAAAGTAGATAAAATTGCGACAGCTAGTTTAGAGTCAATGGAAGATGCGGCAGTACTTGGAATTAAACCAGTTGGAGCGATTACTGTAGGTGGTAAATTACCAAAGTATCTTGAAAAAGATTTAGAAGGTGCAAAATCTGTAGGAGAGAAAATGGAACCGAATTTCGAAACATTACTTCAATTAAAACCAGATGTTATTACATCAAGTACGAAATTCCCAGCAGAAACAGCTGAGAAGTTTACAAAAGTAGCTCCTACATTCCCGGTATCACACGTTTCAACAAATTGGGAAGATAACTTAAAGTTAATGGGAGAACTAACTGGTAAAAAAGATAAAGCAGAAAAAATTATTAAAGATTACAATACAGACGCTGAAAAAGCAAAAACAAAACTTGGAGATAAGTTAAAAGATAAAAAAGTACTTGTCATTAGACTAAGAGCAAACGACCTATTCCTATACCCAGAAGGAGTATACTTTAATCCTGTCATTTATAAAGATCTTGGATTAACTGCTCCAGAACAACTTAAAACTGTAAAAGCACAAGAAAAAATTTCTTTAGAAAAACTTGCTGAAGTTAATCCTGATTATATCTTCTTACAATACGAGGCAAGCGAAAATAATAAACCAAAAGTGCTAGAAGACATTGAAAAAAATCCAATTTGGCAAAGTATGAATGCTGCGAAGGAAAAGAAAGTATTTGTAAACGTTGTAGATCCGATGGCGCAAGGTGGTACAGCTTGGAGTAAAACAGCATTCTTAAAAGAAGCAGTAAAAAATTTATCTAAATAA
- a CDS encoding IS3 family transposase (programmed frameshift) — MTKKLFTTKETQNLSKNPYVKSVSEKGITYTDEFKRIFIEENEKGKPPRIIFEECGFDIDIIGLQRAVSSGNRWRTSYKENGVFGLRDTRKENSGRKLERELTLEEKYARLEAERNLLKAENELLKKIKFYGREDGKKITLQPSQKYLLIRSIIGKYSLKNMVRYLCKIAGVSRSGYYNYFSTTSQSRREERIHQDEVVKKLILKAFQFKNRKKGARQIKMTLAGQFQVVYNLKRIRRIMKKYGIICPIRKANPYKRMLKATKEHFVVPNQLKREFRQGTPGKVLLTDITYLFYGKNQKGYLSTILDGSTNEILAYHVSERLTLDIATTTLHKLKKNKRVRLTEGAYIHSDQGAHYTSPTYQKLVKKLKLGQSMSRRGNCWDNAPQESFFGHFKDEAHIKTCTSFPQLKQEIKDYMKYYNQHRYQWNLKKMTPVEYRNHLLDAA; from the exons ATGACAAAAAAATTATTCACCACAAAGGAAACACAAAACCTATCGAAGAATCCATACGTAAAATCTGTAAGTGAGAAAGGCATTACCTACACAGATGAATTTAAACGTATCTTTATTGAAGAAAATGAAAAGGGAAAACCACCTCGTATTATTTTTGAAGAATGTGGATTTGATATAGACATCATCGGTCTACAACGTGCTGTGTCATCAGGAAATAGATGGCGTACTTCCTATAAGGAAAATGGTGTGTTTGGTTTAAGAGATACACGTAAGGAAAACTCGGGAAGAAAGCTAGAAAGAGAGCTTACATTAGAAGAGAAATATGCACGTTTGGAAGCGGAACGAAACTTATTAAAAGCTGAAAATGAGCTGTTAAAAAAGATCAAAT TTTATGGAAGGGAGGATGGGAAAAAAATAACGTTACAACCTAGTCAAAAGTACCTATTAATTCGTTCTATTATTGGAAAATATAGCCTAAAAAATATGGTGAGATATTTGTGTAAAATTGCAGGTGTTTCGCGTTCTGGATACTATAATTATTTTTCCACCACTTCTCAAAGTAGGCGAGAAGAAAGAATACATCAAGATGAAGTGGTGAAGAAACTCATATTAAAGGCATTTCAATTTAAAAATCGAAAGAAAGGGGCGCGTCAAATCAAAATGACATTGGCGGGTCAATTTCAAGTTGTCTACAATTTGAAACGTATCCGTAGAATCATGAAAAAATATGGGATAATCTGTCCCATTCGTAAAGCGAATCCCTATAAAAGAATGTTGAAAGCGACGAAAGAACACTTCGTGGTACCGAATCAATTAAAGCGAGAATTCAGGCAAGGTACACCTGGAAAGGTACTTCTGACAGATATCACATACCTGTTTTATGGTAAGAATCAGAAAGGATATTTATCTACCATTCTAGACGGGTCCACAAATGAAATTTTGGCGTATCATGTTTCAGAACGACTTACACTAGATATCGCAACGACGACTCTTCACAAACTAAAGAAGAATAAGAGAGTGCGATTAACGGAAGGTGCCTATATTCATTCAGATCAAGGAGCTCATTACACAAGTCCTACTTATCAAAAATTAGTCAAAAAATTAAAGCTGGGACAATCTATGTCAAGACGAGGAAACTGTTGGGATAATGCCCCTCAAGAATCTTTTTTCGGGCACTTTAAAGATGAAGCACACATAAAAACTTGTACGTCTTTCCCTCAGTTAAAACAAGAAATTAAAGACTATATGAAATACTATAATCAGCATAGATATCAATGGAATTTAAAGAAGATGACTCCTGTTGAATACAGAAATCATCTTCTTGATGCCGCCTAA
- a CDS encoding exodeoxyribonuclease III, protein MKLISWNVNGLRAVIAKGGLLEYLEESNADIFCLQEIKLQCGQIDLNPEGYYTYWNYAVKKGYSGTAIFTKKEPISVTYGLGIEEHDQEGRVITLEFDDFYLITLYTPNSKRGLERLDYRMKWEDDFRAHIKRLDEKKPVIFCGDLNVAHKEIDLKNPKSNRKNPGFSDEEREKFTLALEEGFVDTYRYLYPNQEGAYSWWSYRMGARAKNIGWRLDYFVVSERIKNQIIDAKINSEVIGSDHCPVELHINF, encoded by the coding sequence GTGAAGTTAATTTCATGGAATGTAAATGGTTTGCGTGCAGTTATCGCAAAAGGCGGATTGTTAGAATATCTTGAGGAATCCAATGCAGATATATTTTGTCTACAAGAAATTAAATTACAATGTGGACAAATTGATTTAAATCCAGAGGGATATTATACATATTGGAATTATGCTGTGAAAAAAGGCTATTCAGGAACGGCAATTTTTACGAAAAAAGAACCAATTTCTGTTACATATGGTTTAGGAATTGAAGAGCATGATCAAGAAGGACGAGTTATTACATTGGAATTCGATGATTTTTATTTGATAACACTGTATACACCAAACTCAAAACGAGGATTAGAACGTTTAGATTACAGAATGAAATGGGAAGACGATTTCCGGGCGCATATTAAGCGATTAGATGAAAAGAAACCGGTTATTTTCTGTGGAGATTTAAATGTTGCTCATAAAGAAATAGATTTAAAAAACCCAAAAAGTAATCGCAAAAACCCTGGATTTTCTGATGAAGAAAGGGAGAAGTTCACACTTGCTTTAGAAGAAGGGTTTGTTGATACGTATCGTTATCTTTATCCTAACCAGGAAGGAGCATACTCTTGGTGGTCATATCGTATGGGAGCAAGAGCGAAAAATATTGGATGGCGTTTAGATTATTTTGTTGTCTCGGAAAGAATAAAAAATCAAATAATAGATGCGAAAATTAACAGTGAAGTAATAGGATCAGACCATTGTCCAGTTGAATTGCATATAAATTTCTAA
- a CDS encoding bifunctional transcriptional activator/DNA repair enzyme AdaA, translating to MHNEGFTLTSEYWQAIIHNDSSYDHKFFYAVKSTGIFCRPSCKSRIPNQNNVRIFLHAEQALQENFRPCKRCKPNGITLPNEEWVEQIKEYIEKHFDEVLTLDILAEMCHGSPFHLQRTFKRMTGISPIEYIQQFRIMKATEYLSHAKQSVKEISTAVGIENQEYFATLFKKKTGFTPTEYRKKNVMKEGDNDEFLQK from the coding sequence TTGCACAATGAAGGATTTACGTTAACAAGTGAGTATTGGCAAGCAATTATTCATAACGATTCTTCCTATGACCACAAATTCTTTTATGCTGTGAAATCAACTGGTATCTTTTGCCGACCATCGTGTAAATCAAGAATACCGAATCAAAACAATGTACGGATTTTTCTTCATGCAGAGCAAGCATTGCAGGAAAACTTTCGTCCGTGCAAACGTTGTAAACCAAATGGGATCACTTTACCAAATGAAGAGTGGGTAGAACAAATTAAAGAGTATATTGAAAAGCATTTTGACGAAGTATTAACTCTCGACATACTGGCGGAAATGTGCCACGGTAGCCCCTTTCATTTACAACGCACTTTCAAAAGAATGACAGGAATTAGCCCAATAGAATATATACAGCAATTCAGGATTATGAAAGCGACGGAATATCTTTCACATGCAAAGCAATCCGTTAAGGAAATTAGTACTGCTGTCGGGATAGAAAACCAAGAGTATTTCGCAACTTTATTTAAAAAGAAAACTGGATTTACTCCTACTGAATATCGAAAGAAGAACGTAATGAAAGAGGGAGACAATGATGAATTCCTACAAAAATAA
- a CDS encoding methylated-DNA--[protein]-cysteine S-methyltransferase, with protein sequence MNSYKNKSIYWTLLTHKNWCFHIAATENGLCFIGSQDANFEELNIWARKKQPQHILTCNPDYMQTYKKEIIEYLENKRKTFTFPIDAYGTAFQLSVWNTVREIPYGKTYSYSEIAERIQKPTAVRAVASAIAANPLLITIPCHRVIGKNGKLTGFRGGLEMKEELLTLEKLQVEFI encoded by the coding sequence ATGAATTCCTACAAAAATAAATCTATATATTGGACGCTACTTACACATAAAAATTGGTGCTTTCATATTGCTGCAACTGAAAATGGACTTTGTTTCATTGGATCACAAGATGCAAACTTTGAAGAACTAAATATATGGGCTAGAAAAAAACAGCCCCAACATATATTGACTTGCAATCCAGATTACATGCAAACATATAAGAAAGAAATTATCGAGTATTTAGAAAACAAGCGTAAAACTTTTACTTTCCCTATCGATGCTTACGGAACTGCTTTTCAATTATCCGTTTGGAATACGGTACGTGAAATTCCTTACGGGAAGACCTATTCTTATTCAGAAATTGCAGAAAGAATTCAAAAACCTACAGCTGTGCGTGCCGTTGCTTCTGCTATTGCGGCCAACCCTCTTCTTATTACAATTCCTTGCCATCGCGTTATAGGAAAAAATGGAAAACTAACTGGTTTTAGAGGGGGACTAGAAATGAAGGAAGAATTGCTTACATTAGAAAAGTTACAGGTGGAATTCATA